DNA from Arthrobacter sp. PvP023:
GGTTGCCCACAGTGGCAACATCACGTCGTCCCCGGAGGAAGCCGCTGAAGTGGTGCACCAGGTGGGCCGGCATCTGGGCCTGCCCTGGCACGATGAAACCGGCGACCGCCCGCTGGGGCCGGAGGACATCCTGGTGGTGGCGGCCTACAACGCGCAGGTGAACCTGATCAGGGACGCCCTCGACGCAGCCGGCCACAGGGCGGTCCGCGTGGGCACCGTGGACAAGTTCCAGGGCCAGGAGGCTGCCGTGGTGATTGTGTCCATGGCGTGTTCTGCGGTGGCCGAGGCTCCGCGCGGCATGGAGTTCCTGCTCTCCCGGAACCGGATCAACGTGGCGGTGTCGCGCGGCAAGTGGCGTGCCGTAGTGGTGCGCGCCCCGGAACTGACCAACTACCTGCCCACCCATCCCGAGGGCCTCGAACAGCTGGGCGGTTTTATCGGGCTGTGCCAGCGGTCGGTGAACGTGTAGGGGCCATCAGCAGTGCCTCTTCAAGCCGGCGCCTCATCCAGCCAGTGCCTCATCCAGCACCGCACCGAAGTTACCGGCGTCGTGCGCGAAGCGGCCCAGGAACAATCCGGAAACGCCGCCCAGTCCGGGCAGGAGGCCAGGCTTCGCTGAACCGCCGTAGATGACCGGAAGCTCCCGCAACCCGTGCGCGGCGAGCAGGCCGCGGAGGTGATTGACGACGTCGGACACGTACCCCGCGTTGGCGGGCTCGGCGGCGCCGATGGCCCAGACGGGCTCGTAAGCGACGATGAGGCGCGAGGCCAGTTCCCAGTCGCCCCCAACGGCAGCCTCAATCTGCCCGTGCACAAAGCCTGCGGCTGCCCGGGCCGCAACGGCGGCGTCGCCGTCGGAGGCGTCCGCCAAGGAGTCCTCGCCGACGCACAGCAGGGGCGTCAGCCCGGCGTCGGCGGCGGCCCGGACCTTCAGCGCCACCATGGAATCGTTTTCGCCGAAGTGCGCCCGGCGTTCGGCGTGGCCGATCTCCACCAGGCGGACGCCGAGCTCCGCGAGCATGGACGGCGCCACCTCCCCGGTCCACGGGCCGTCCGCCCAGCCGCAGTTCTGCGCACCGAGCAGCATTGGCGAACCGGCCAGGAGAGCGGCGGCCGCCGGCAGCGCCGGGAAGGACGGGATCACAAACGGGACAACCCGCCCGGCCGCCAGGGCCGGACGGGAGTCCACTTCGTGCCGCAGGCGCTCCAGCCAGTCCAAGGTGTCCCGGTAGCCCAGGTACATCTTGGTGCTGACGCCGACATACGTGACGGAGTCCGTGACCGAGTCGATAGCACTGTCAGTGACTGTGCCCGTGTCCTGGCTGGTTGAAGCGTGCTGCATCTGTGTTGCTTTCTTGCTGGTGTGTTTTCCTATTGGCGACAGCGTCCGGACTCACTTCTCGAGAAGTTCGTCCGCCTTGTTCTGGAACCGCTTGGTCGCGAACATCATGGCG
Protein-coding regions in this window:
- a CDS encoding triose-phosphate isomerase family protein — translated: MQHASTSQDTGTVTDSAIDSVTDSVTYVGVSTKMYLGYRDTLDWLERLRHEVDSRPALAAGRVVPFVIPSFPALPAAAALLAGSPMLLGAQNCGWADGPWTGEVAPSMLAELGVRLVEIGHAERRAHFGENDSMVALKVRAAADAGLTPLLCVGEDSLADASDGDAAVAARAAAGFVHGQIEAAVGGDWELASRLIVAYEPVWAIGAAEPANAGYVSDVVNHLRGLLAAHGLRELPVIYGGSAKPGLLPGLGGVSGLFLGRFAHDAGNFGAVLDEALAG